The Sporosarcina ureae genome includes a region encoding these proteins:
- a CDS encoding chemotaxis protein CheD — protein MVSVQTVVRVGIADMNIAKSPQTIRTSGLGSCVGVVLYDSSKKIAGMVHVMLPDSELGKSTKLNVAKFADTGIHAMLELLKAEGVRPFSIKAKIAGGAQMFQFGSNDTIRIGPRNVEAVKKELKRYSIPIIAEDTGGSSGRTIEFDPDTNILYVRTVNAGTQEI, from the coding sequence ATGGTCAGCGTTCAAACAGTAGTGCGTGTAGGGATTGCGGATATGAACATCGCAAAATCTCCTCAAACGATTCGCACATCAGGGCTGGGATCTTGTGTTGGTGTAGTACTATATGATTCTTCGAAGAAAATAGCAGGTATGGTACATGTCATGTTACCTGACAGTGAGTTGGGCAAATCAACAAAACTGAACGTGGCGAAATTCGCAGATACGGGCATCCATGCTATGTTGGAGTTATTGAAAGCAGAAGGGGTTAGGCCTTTCAGTATTAAAGCAAAAATTGCTGGCGGTGCACAAATGTTTCAGTTCGGTTCAAATGATACGATACGTATCGGTCCGCGTAATGTAGAAGCAGTAAAAAAAGAATTAAAGAGATATTCGATCCCGATTATTGCAGAAGATACAGGTGGATCGAGCGGACGCACAATTGAATTTGATCCAGATACGAACATCCTGTATGTTCGTACCGTCAATGCTGGAACACAGGAAATTTAA
- a CDS encoding FliA/WhiG family RNA polymerase sigma factor, producing the protein MTNQDVTERHQWKLWIENRDPDAGDTLVRMYTPLVNYHVQRISAGLPKNVSRDEIKSLGYQGLFDALTKFDPSRDLKFDTYASFRIRGTIIDGLRKEDWLSRSSREKTKKMDEEISKLEQTYLRTVTPEEVADHLGITTDQVYQTVHEQYFANVLSIDEKMNDDDDQDQTFVLQDEQAKTPEQQAVKGELIEELIVKIKELNENEQLVLSLFYQEDMTLTEIGEILSLSTSRISQIHSKALFKLRSLLAAEITDGGIL; encoded by the coding sequence ATGACAAATCAAGATGTAACCGAACGGCATCAGTGGAAGTTATGGATTGAAAATCGTGATCCTGATGCAGGTGATACGTTAGTTCGAATGTATACACCGCTTGTGAATTATCATGTTCAACGAATCAGTGCTGGACTGCCGAAAAACGTATCACGTGATGAAATCAAATCTCTTGGCTATCAAGGGCTTTTCGATGCACTAACAAAATTCGATCCATCCCGTGACTTGAAATTTGACACATATGCCTCATTTCGGATTCGGGGTACCATTATAGATGGTTTGCGAAAAGAAGATTGGTTATCACGCTCTTCGAGAGAAAAAACTAAAAAAATGGATGAAGAAATTAGTAAGCTCGAACAAACCTACTTGCGAACTGTGACGCCTGAAGAAGTAGCAGACCACTTAGGCATTACAACAGATCAAGTCTACCAAACTGTCCATGAACAGTATTTTGCCAATGTACTATCCATTGATGAAAAAATGAATGATGACGATGACCAAGATCAAACTTTTGTATTGCAAGACGAACAAGCGAAAACACCCGAACAACAAGCCGTCAAAGGTGAATTAATTGAAGAGTTAATAGTAAAGATCAAAGAACTGAATGAAAATGAACAATTAGTACTTAGTTTGTTTTATCAAGAAGATATGACGCTGACGGAAATCGGAGAAATATTAAGTTTGTCTACATCTAGGATCTCTCAAATACATTCAAAAGCATTATTTAAGCTCCGGTCGCTGCTAGCGGCTGAAATTACGGATGGAGGGATTTTATGA
- the rpsB gene encoding 30S ribosomal protein S2, translating into MSVISMKQLLEAGVHFGHQTRRWNPKMKKYIFVERNGIYIIDLQKTVKKLEEAYNFMRQVGADGGKVLFVGTKKQAQEAIKEEAERAGMYYINQRWLGGTLTNFGTIQKRVARMKAIEKMEEDGTFDVLPKKEVSQLNKEHERLVKFLGGIRDMKGLPDVIFIVDPRKERIAVAEAIKLNIPLVGIVDTNCDPDEIDYVIPANDDAIRAVRLLTSKMADALIESRQGEDDEVAETVNETATVTAD; encoded by the coding sequence ATGTCAGTAATCTCAATGAAACAATTGCTAGAAGCTGGTGTACATTTCGGACACCAAACACGTCGTTGGAACCCAAAAATGAAGAAGTATATCTTCGTGGAGCGTAACGGCATTTACATTATCGACCTTCAAAAAACGGTCAAAAAATTAGAGGAAGCTTACAACTTCATGCGCCAAGTCGGTGCTGATGGTGGTAAAGTTCTTTTCGTAGGTACGAAGAAACAAGCACAAGAAGCAATCAAAGAAGAAGCAGAGCGTGCTGGAATGTACTACATCAACCAACGTTGGTTGGGTGGAACATTGACTAACTTCGGTACTATTCAAAAGCGTGTAGCACGTATGAAAGCTATTGAGAAAATGGAAGAGGATGGCACGTTTGACGTACTTCCTAAAAAAGAAGTTTCTCAATTAAATAAAGAACACGAACGTCTTGTGAAATTCCTAGGCGGTATCCGTGACATGAAAGGCTTGCCGGATGTAATCTTTATCGTAGATCCACGTAAAGAGCGTATCGCGGTAGCTGAAGCAATCAAATTAAATATTCCACTCGTTGGAATCGTTGATACTAACTGTGATCCGGACGAAATCGACTATGTCATTCCTGCGAACGACGATGCAATCCGCGCAGTACGTTTACTTACAAGCAAAATGGCAGATGCTTTGATTGAATCCCGTCAAGGTGAAGACGACGAAGTAGCTGAAACAGTAAACGAAACAGCAACTGTTACTGCAGACTGA
- the tsf gene encoding translation elongation factor Ts: MATITAQMVKELREKTGAGMMDCKKALTKVDGDMDAAMEYMREKGLSSAAKKADRIAAEGVANILIQGNEAVILEVNAETDFVAKNEGFQTLVKEISEFLLATKPASVEEANVAKLDNGLTVSEHISNAVAKIGEKITLRRFEIREKTDQDAFGPYLHMGGRIAVLTVLEGSTDSDAAKDVAMHIAAMNPKYISRDEVSAEEVEKERNILTEQALNEGKPENIVAKMVEGRLGKYFEEICVLDQAFVKNSDQKVRDFVKSTGGTLVEFIRYEVGEGIEKREDNFADEVMSQVKGN, encoded by the coding sequence ATGGCGACAATTACAGCCCAAATGGTTAAAGAACTTCGTGAAAAAACAGGCGCAGGTATGATGGACTGCAAAAAAGCATTGACAAAAGTAGATGGAGATATGGACGCAGCAATGGAATATATGCGTGAAAAAGGTCTTTCAAGTGCAGCGAAAAAAGCTGACCGTATTGCAGCTGAAGGTGTTGCAAACATTTTAATTCAAGGTAACGAAGCAGTTATTCTTGAAGTGAATGCTGAGACAGACTTCGTAGCGAAAAACGAAGGTTTCCAAACACTTGTTAAAGAAATTTCTGAGTTCTTACTTGCTACAAAACCTGCTTCAGTTGAAGAAGCTAACGTGGCGAAGTTAGATAATGGTTTAACTGTGTCTGAACATATTTCAAACGCAGTAGCTAAAATCGGAGAAAAAATTACTCTTCGTCGTTTTGAAATCCGTGAGAAGACAGATCAAGATGCTTTCGGTCCTTACCTGCACATGGGTGGCCGCATCGCAGTATTGACTGTTCTTGAAGGTTCAACAGATTCTGATGCAGCGAAAGATGTAGCAATGCATATCGCAGCAATGAACCCGAAATACATTTCACGCGATGAAGTATCTGCTGAAGAAGTGGAAAAAGAACGTAACATATTGACTGAGCAAGCTTTGAATGAAGGCAAGCCAGAAAACATCGTAGCGAAAATGGTAGAAGGACGCCTAGGTAAATACTTCGAGGAAATCTGTGTCTTGGATCAAGCTTTCGTTAAGAATTCTGATCAAAAGGTTCGTGATTTCGTAAAGTCTACTGGCGGAACACTAGTAGAGTTTATTCGTTATGAAGTAGGCGAAGGTATTGAAAAGCGTGAAGACAACTTTGCTGACGAAGTAATGAGCCAAGTAAAAGGTAACTAA
- the pyrH gene encoding UMP kinase, whose protein sequence is MSIPIYKRIVLKLSGEALAGDQGYGLSPEVVKSVASQVKELVDLGVEVAVVVGGGNIWRGKVGSEMGMDRTTADYMGMLATVMNSLALQDALEKLGPETRVMSSIDMRQVAEPYIRRKAIRHLEKKRVVIFAAGTGNPYFSTDTTAALRAAEIEADVILMAKNNVDGVYSADPMKDSTATKYLELSYLEVISQGLEVMDSTASTLCMDNDIPLVVFSIMENGNIKKAVLGDKIGTVVRRNKQ, encoded by the coding sequence ATGAGTATTCCAATATATAAACGTATCGTGTTAAAATTGAGTGGAGAAGCATTAGCTGGAGACCAAGGCTACGGTTTGTCTCCGGAAGTTGTTAAATCGGTTGCAAGCCAAGTGAAAGAGTTGGTAGATCTTGGCGTAGAAGTTGCAGTAGTAGTAGGTGGCGGAAACATTTGGCGAGGGAAAGTCGGAAGTGAAATGGGAATGGACCGTACAACAGCTGACTACATGGGAATGCTTGCAACGGTTATGAACTCTCTTGCTCTTCAGGATGCTCTTGAGAAGCTAGGACCAGAAACTCGAGTCATGTCTTCCATTGATATGAGACAAGTTGCTGAACCTTACATACGCCGGAAAGCAATTCGTCATCTAGAAAAAAAGCGTGTTGTAATATTTGCAGCAGGGACTGGCAACCCTTATTTTTCTACAGATACCACAGCCGCTTTACGTGCTGCTGAAATCGAAGCGGACGTCATTTTAATGGCAAAGAATAACGTAGATGGTGTCTATTCGGCTGATCCGATGAAAGACTCAACAGCTACAAAATATTTAGAACTGTCCTATCTTGAAGTAATTAGTCAAGGGCTTGAAGTGATGGATTCTACTGCTTCGACTCTATGTATGGACAATGATATCCCACTCGTAGTATTCTCAATTATGGAAAATGGTAATATTAAAAAAGCCGTACTTGGTGATAAAATCGGGACGGTCGTCAGGAGGAATAAGCAATGA
- the frr gene encoding ribosome recycling factor has translation MTKEVMDQTKERMDKAHGAYSRQLASIRAGRANASLLDRISVIYYGAPTPLNQMAGISVPEPRLLVVQPYDKTTIGEIEKAIMKSDIGITPSNDGSVIRLAVPALTEERRKELVKDVKREAEDAKVAIRNVRRDSNEDLKKLEKDAEITEDELRRYNEQVQKLTDEFIEKIDQTAKDKENEILEI, from the coding sequence ATGACAAAAGAAGTAATGGATCAGACGAAAGAACGTATGGATAAAGCGCATGGTGCCTATTCAAGACAATTAGCATCTATCCGTGCTGGAAGAGCTAACGCGAGCTTGTTAGACAGAATTTCTGTTATCTATTACGGAGCTCCTACGCCATTAAATCAAATGGCTGGCATCTCCGTGCCCGAGCCGCGTTTGTTAGTCGTTCAACCATATGATAAGACTACAATCGGCGAAATCGAAAAGGCTATCATGAAATCGGATATCGGTATTACGCCTTCTAACGATGGGTCAGTTATTCGTCTTGCTGTACCTGCACTCACAGAAGAACGCCGTAAAGAATTGGTGAAAGATGTTAAGCGTGAAGCGGAAGATGCAAAAGTAGCAATTCGAAATGTCCGCCGCGACAGCAACGAAGACCTAAAGAAACTTGAAAAAGATGCGGAAATTACTGAAGATGAATTACGTCGGTATAATGAACAAGTACAAAAGCTGACGGATGAGTTTATCGAAAAAATTGATCAAACAGCAAAAGATAAAGAAAACGAAATTTTGGAAATCTGA
- a CDS encoding isoprenyl transferase, producing MLRKLMRKKTADIQLLDERIEAVKNRQIPNHVAIIMDGNGRWAKQRKMPRIAGHHEGMKTVRQITNFANAMGVKALTLYAFSTENWKRPRMEIDFLMNLPGEFLNTYLPELMEKGIKVEMIGDMDALPSHTEKAIKKAIEQTKNNKGLVLNFAMNYGSRVELVHVMKELAGEVAAGTLQVDEVDESSIESKLMTAHLPEPDLLIRTSGEVRLSNFMLWQLAYAEFIFTDVLWPDYDEDCFLQAIEDFQKRDRRFGSLEGDQNR from the coding sequence ATGCTTAGAAAACTAATGCGAAAGAAAACGGCAGACATTCAGTTGTTAGACGAACGGATTGAAGCTGTTAAAAATAGACAAATTCCTAACCATGTGGCGATTATCATGGATGGAAACGGAAGATGGGCGAAGCAACGTAAAATGCCACGAATTGCTGGTCACCACGAAGGTATGAAGACCGTTCGTCAAATCACCAATTTTGCAAATGCTATGGGTGTGAAAGCACTCACTCTTTACGCATTTTCTACTGAAAACTGGAAGAGACCTAGGATGGAAATTGACTTTTTGATGAATCTTCCCGGTGAGTTTCTCAATACGTATTTACCTGAGTTAATGGAAAAAGGTATCAAAGTAGAGATGATTGGGGATATGGATGCGCTTCCGAGTCATACAGAAAAGGCGATTAAGAAAGCAATAGAACAAACTAAAAATAACAAAGGGTTGGTATTGAATTTTGCAATGAATTATGGAAGTAGAGTGGAACTAGTTCATGTAATGAAAGAATTGGCAGGGGAAGTGGCTGCTGGAACATTACAGGTGGATGAAGTGGACGAAAGTTCAATTGAGTCCAAGCTAATGACTGCGCACTTACCTGAACCTGATCTACTGATTCGCACAAGCGGCGAAGTGCGTCTTTCTAATTTTATGCTATGGCAATTAGCCTATGCAGAATTCATATTTACGGATGTATTATGGCCAGATTACGATGAAGATTGCTTTTTACAAGCAATTGAAGATTTCCAAAAAAGGGATCGACGCTTTGGAAGCTTGGAAGGGGATCAGAACAGATGA
- a CDS encoding phosphatidate cytidylyltransferase — MKQRIITAIVALALFVPLIIVGGLPFIMMIFAISTIGLYELLRMRNMSLFSIGGFISWLLLLVILLPFRWTGQVVSVLGLEKLEMIYVLILLLLVYTVVMKNKWTFEDIAFSAISALYVGIGFYYLIETRLFGLEYIGYALLIIWSTDSGAYFVGRKIGKRKLWPDISPNKTIEGFVGGIISAIVITLIYNMFYPIATSYVSFIIITIVASIVGQMGDLVESALKRFYNVKDSGKLLPGHGGIMDRFDSLLFVLPLLHFVQFIG; from the coding sequence ATGAAGCAAAGAATCATCACCGCAATTGTAGCTCTTGCACTTTTCGTGCCGTTGATTATCGTCGGTGGATTGCCGTTTATTATGATGATTTTTGCGATATCTACGATTGGCTTATACGAATTACTACGTATGCGTAATATGTCCCTTTTTTCTATAGGTGGATTTATCTCATGGTTACTACTACTCGTCATTTTACTTCCATTTAGATGGACAGGACAGGTAGTAAGTGTCTTAGGATTAGAGAAGCTTGAAATGATCTATGTATTGATATTATTATTATTGGTTTATACTGTAGTAATGAAAAATAAGTGGACATTCGAAGATATTGCTTTCAGTGCAATTAGTGCGCTGTATGTTGGTATCGGATTCTATTATTTAATTGAAACACGTTTATTCGGTTTGGAGTACATAGGCTATGCGTTACTTATTATCTGGTCAACAGATTCGGGTGCGTATTTTGTTGGACGTAAAATTGGTAAACGAAAGCTCTGGCCGGATATTTCACCGAATAAAACGATTGAAGGGTTTGTTGGGGGAATAATTTCTGCGATTGTGATTACGCTGATTTACAATATGTTTTACCCTATCGCTACGTCATACGTATCGTTTATTATTATAACAATAGTGGCATCAATTGTAGGTCAAATGGGAGACCTAGTGGAATCTGCATTGAAACGTTTTTACAACGTAAAAGATTCAGGGAAATTGTTGCCTGGGCATGGGGGCATTATGGACCGATTTGACAGCTTACTATTTGTACTCCCACTGCTTCATTTTGTTCAATTCATAGGATAA
- the dxr gene encoding 1-deoxy-D-xylulose-5-phosphate reductoisomerase, translating to MKKINLLGATGSIGTQTLSIIAAHPDRFELTAMSAGRNIQKVSEIITRFHPKLVSVLQEADAVRLQNEFPEVQFVHGDEGLIEAAVGMEADILLNSVIGSVGLRPTLAAIKAGMTIAIANKETLVAAGDVVVEAAQRYNVPLVPVDSEHSALFQSLNGENPKRITNLILTASGGSFRDLTRDQLQNVTVEQALAHPNWSMGNKLTIDSATMMNKGLEVIEAHHLFAMPYDQIECLLHKESIIHSMVEFEDTSVMAQLGSPDMRVPIQYALTYPDRIPMADAKRLRLDEIGKLHFEKMDYERFKALSLAYDAGREGGTMPTAMNAANEVAVQLFMEGYISFMQIEEIIERMMQQHQTIQNPNLEEILETDRDTRKRVYGIVKYKD from the coding sequence ATGAAGAAAATCAACTTGCTTGGTGCTACGGGTTCTATAGGGACTCAAACATTAAGCATTATTGCAGCTCATCCTGATCGCTTTGAATTAACTGCGATGTCGGCTGGGAGAAACATTCAAAAAGTAAGTGAGATCATTACAAGATTTCATCCTAAGTTGGTATCTGTTTTGCAAGAAGCCGACGCGGTACGCTTACAAAATGAATTTCCTGAAGTTCAATTTGTTCATGGCGATGAAGGACTAATTGAAGCAGCAGTAGGAATGGAAGCTGATATCTTACTGAACTCAGTCATCGGTAGTGTAGGATTGAGACCAACACTCGCTGCGATAAAAGCCGGCATGACGATTGCTATTGCTAATAAAGAAACGCTAGTAGCAGCTGGTGATGTAGTTGTAGAAGCGGCACAACGTTACAATGTTCCACTTGTTCCAGTGGACAGTGAACACTCTGCATTATTCCAGTCATTAAATGGTGAGAATCCAAAACGTATCACAAACTTAATTTTAACAGCATCCGGTGGGAGTTTTAGAGACTTAACACGAGATCAACTTCAGAACGTTACGGTAGAACAAGCACTTGCACATCCAAACTGGTCGATGGGTAATAAATTAACTATTGATTCGGCAACGATGATGAACAAAGGGTTAGAAGTGATAGAAGCGCATCATTTATTTGCAATGCCATATGATCAAATTGAATGTTTACTACATAAAGAAAGTATTATCCACTCGATGGTGGAATTTGAAGATACAAGCGTCATGGCACAATTAGGTTCACCCGATATGCGAGTTCCGATTCAATACGCACTGACATATCCAGACCGTATTCCGATGGCTGATGCTAAACGTCTTCGTCTCGATGAAATCGGTAAATTACATTTTGAAAAAATGGATTATGAGCGATTTAAAGCCTTGTCACTTGCATATGATGCAGGTAGGGAAGGAGGCACTATGCCTACAGCGATGAATGCGGCCAATGAAGTGGCGGTTCAATTGTTCATGGAAGGTTATATTTCTTTCATGCAAATTGAAGAAATTATTGAACGAATGATGCAGCAACATCAAACTATTCAAAATCCTAACTTGGAAGAAATTTTGGAGACAGATCGCGATACGCGAAAAAGAGTCTATGGTATAGTTAAGTATAAAGATTAA
- the rseP gene encoding RIP metalloprotease RseP, whose product METVIAFIVIFGTLVAFHEFGHFLFAKKAGIMVREFAIGMGPKILAVRKGETQYTIRLLPLGGYVRMAGEDFDTVELQPGYRVGLLLNAQDEIEKVYLNRNVSNPNILNVEVEKSDLDKELYIEGYDEDGQLVHLKISRTAMIIEKGQETLIAPYDRQFESKSLGSRALAIFAGPLFNFILAFFIFLALGLMNGVPTNEPIISEVKPDTPAEMAGMKKDDLITAVDGKSIDSWPEFSEAIQKSAGVPMSIEVDRAGKQVILDVVPDTVEDAGQEFGQIGVMYSSPLEKGFIKSIVFGAEQTYTWTVKIFELLGMLVTGQFTIDALSGPVGIYKATEEVAQHGIFNLMNWGAVLSINLGIMNLLPLPALDGGRLLFFLFEGLRGKPIDKQKEGMVHFVGIMLLMVLMLVVTWNDIQRFFF is encoded by the coding sequence ATGGAAACGGTTATTGCGTTTATAGTAATATTCGGGACACTTGTAGCATTTCATGAGTTTGGCCATTTCTTGTTTGCTAAGAAGGCTGGCATCATGGTTCGAGAGTTCGCTATCGGAATGGGACCTAAAATTTTAGCCGTTCGTAAAGGTGAAACACAATACACAATCCGCTTGTTGCCTTTAGGGGGATATGTACGGATGGCTGGTGAAGATTTCGATACCGTCGAATTACAACCAGGCTACCGCGTAGGTTTATTATTGAATGCACAAGATGAAATAGAAAAAGTTTACTTAAATCGAAATGTTTCCAATCCGAATATTTTAAACGTGGAAGTAGAGAAGTCGGATCTGGACAAAGAATTATATATTGAAGGATATGATGAAGATGGACAATTGGTTCATCTGAAAATCTCCAGAACAGCTATGATTATCGAAAAAGGTCAAGAAACATTAATTGCTCCCTACGATCGTCAGTTTGAATCTAAGTCATTGGGTAGCAGAGCGTTGGCAATATTTGCGGGACCGCTTTTCAATTTCATCTTGGCATTCTTCATATTCCTAGCTCTTGGGTTAATGAATGGCGTACCCACCAATGAACCGATTATCTCAGAAGTGAAGCCAGATACGCCTGCAGAGATGGCTGGTATGAAAAAAGATGACTTAATTACAGCAGTAGACGGTAAGTCAATAGATTCTTGGCCGGAATTTTCCGAAGCGATTCAAAAAAGCGCGGGAGTTCCTATGTCTATAGAAGTTGATCGGGCAGGCAAACAAGTAATTTTAGACGTAGTACCCGATACAGTAGAAGATGCTGGACAGGAATTCGGTCAAATTGGGGTTATGTATTCAAGCCCATTGGAAAAAGGATTTATTAAGTCTATAGTGTTTGGTGCTGAACAGACATACACGTGGACTGTGAAGATCTTTGAATTATTAGGTATGCTAGTCACGGGTCAGTTCACAATAGACGCGTTGTCCGGCCCTGTAGGTATCTATAAAGCAACAGAAGAGGTTGCTCAACACGGTATCTTCAATTTGATGAATTGGGGCGCTGTACTAAGTATTAATTTAGGGATTATGAACTTACTACCATTACCTGCGTTAGACGGTGGAAGACTATTGTTCTTCCTATTTGAAGGCTTGCGAGGTAAACCGATTGATAAACAAAAAGAAGGCATGGTGCATTTTGTAGGTATCATGTTATTAATGGTTTTGATGCTTGTTGTGACATGGAATGATATACAACGATTTTTCTTCTAA